The following proteins are co-located in the Nitrospira sp. genome:
- a CDS encoding PilW family protein, with amino-acid sequence MLRVRVMRKDQRGVTLVELMIGAVVASLVVAAGLAMLTMSEKAMRTSEQTVDTQQNVRLAMELLSRDIRMAGYGPMSGPVGNCQSAVVPADHTVTGPDRGPDRISLVVPVGNPVGTAGNPPWVFNADTAINAGPGGAVTIIAMPSAAVVSNMVTEAGGSLTVPPATVSIGGTLIGTVTAAAGANLTISVTGPPIEGPMKKNTPVYLLQCITYQIIPPPDAGGLCNGRSPCLVRGVAGGMTAGVLDCTTAGSRCTSIADEIEDIQFAYACDGCVAGINSGTPDQIIDNQGGAAGFDQADFVTNNSWAAGIMTPDKIRLAQVTVVGRQRRADQGFGEANGQTNQSVALQVSDHLHSDGVFAAGDYTTLTPPYTSTRRRLLTKTVELRNLRK; translated from the coding sequence ATGCTGAGAGTTCGTGTCATGCGAAAGGACCAGCGAGGAGTGACGCTGGTTGAATTAATGATCGGTGCCGTGGTGGCGTCACTGGTAGTGGCGGCGGGATTAGCCATGTTGACGATGTCCGAGAAAGCGATGCGCACCAGTGAACAGACGGTCGACACGCAGCAGAATGTTCGTCTCGCCATGGAATTGCTCTCCAGGGACATCAGAATGGCTGGTTATGGACCGATGAGCGGGCCGGTTGGGAATTGCCAGAGCGCTGTTGTGCCGGCGGATCACACGGTCACAGGACCGGATCGCGGACCGGACCGCATCAGCCTGGTTGTCCCGGTTGGCAATCCTGTGGGAACGGCAGGCAATCCACCCTGGGTTTTTAATGCCGACACAGCGATTAATGCCGGGCCTGGCGGGGCGGTGACCATTATTGCCATGCCATCAGCCGCAGTGGTGAGCAACATGGTGACGGAGGCAGGGGGAAGTCTTACCGTGCCTCCGGCGACGGTGTCGATTGGTGGCACTCTGATTGGGACGGTCACGGCGGCCGCCGGCGCCAATCTGACGATCAGTGTGACCGGTCCGCCAATCGAAGGGCCGATGAAGAAAAATACTCCGGTGTATCTGCTGCAATGCATTACCTATCAAATTATTCCGCCTCCCGATGCTGGAGGGCTGTGTAATGGCCGATCGCCGTGTTTGGTGCGAGGAGTGGCCGGCGGCATGACGGCAGGTGTATTGGATTGCACAACGGCGGGAAGCCGGTGCACATCCATTGCCGACGAAATCGAAGATATTCAGTTTGCCTATGCGTGCGACGGGTGTGTCGCAGGCATCAATAGCGGGACCCCCGATCAGATTATCGATAACCAGGGAGGGGCGGCGGGATTTGATCAGGCGGATTTTGTCACGAACAATTCATGGGCGGCGGGCATTATGACGCCGGACAAGATTCGGCTGGCGCAAGTGACGGTGGTGGGCCGGCAACGGCGCGCAGACCAAGGGTTCGGTGAGGCCAACGGGCAAACAAACCAAAGTGTGGCGTTGCAGGTAAGCGATCACCTCCATTCAGATGGCGTGTTTGCCGCGGGCGACTATACCACGCTGACGCCGCCGTACACCTCGACGCGCCGGCGCCTCCTCACTAAAACCGTGGAGCTGCGCAATCTCAGAAAGTAG
- a CDS encoding prepilin-type N-terminal cleavage/methylation domain-containing protein has protein sequence MGEGGVSLIEAMVAMVIAGIVLMGAMSALQISVRQAQQGVMKTRALALAQGRLEAKRSVRWEALLQDDMNHDGIVDVVMNDAGESKDAAPGDGTYTGTWAQDGVSLEWTVAMDRPGQLSAAGFVVIRATAKYEALGEYKTVHVATVRANPAFVGD, from the coding sequence ATGGGTGAGGGAGGCGTGAGTCTGATCGAAGCGATGGTGGCCATGGTGATCGCTGGGATTGTGCTGATGGGGGCGATGAGCGCGCTGCAAATCTCTGTCCGGCAGGCACAGCAAGGGGTGATGAAAACACGGGCGTTGGCGCTGGCCCAGGGCAGGCTCGAAGCAAAACGGTCGGTACGTTGGGAGGCGTTGTTACAGGACGATATGAACCATGACGGCATTGTCGATGTCGTCATGAACGATGCGGGCGAGTCGAAGGATGCTGCGCCCGGCGATGGGACCTATACGGGGACATGGGCGCAGGATGGGGTGAGCCTGGAATGGACCGTGGCCATGGACCGCCCCGGTCAGTTGAGCGCCGCGGGGTTTGTCGTCATCCGGGCGACCGCAAAGTACGAGGCACTTGGAGAGTACAAGACTGTCCATGTCGCGACGGTCAGAGCGAATCCGGCATTTGTGGGGGATTGA
- a CDS encoding GspE/PulE family protein, with amino-acid sequence MTTQMSKASVNHGVVVEQMVSLVCRATPVRSTVERQVLHLLVQRDVVTLVEMEDVLESLRLGEGDLEAVLLDQYRVPKAELGAALGEVYQCPYIPYEERTVVDPGLLKNLSVDYLRKNAWVPLQREGSVVTILIGHPSDAAKRDDVRRAFPGATIRYAVGLRRDIEQYLLAATGQAARATLTDILGELVREAGNDPGGEGVDCGITEHDSAIVRLANHIIAEAHRLQASDVHIEPYANRKDTAVRFRVDGTCFTFMRIPAACRRAIVSRLKIMAHLDIAERRKPQDGKIRYRLAKDQEIELRVATLPTAGGNEDVVMRLLTTKDTMALEAMECAPEVLRHITDLAERPYGMFLCVGPTGAGKTTTLHAVLKHINTDERKIWTAEDPIEITQDGLRQVQIHPKIGFTFAAAMRSFLRADPDVIMIGEMRDRETADIAIEASLTGHLVLSTLHTNSAAETVTRLLEMGCDAFNFADAMLGVLAQRLCKRLCSSCKEAYQPTQQEYDELVMAYGAHEWERLGLKNSSNMMLWRGRGCTACNQSGFKGRVALHELLVGSDEIKRLIQAKARTLEIASQAMREGMVTLRQHGIQKVLQGVTTYRQVRSVAMK; translated from the coding sequence ATGACGACACAGATGTCCAAGGCGTCGGTCAATCATGGGGTGGTTGTTGAACAGATGGTAAGCCTTGTGTGCCGGGCCACACCAGTTCGTTCGACGGTGGAGCGGCAGGTGCTTCATCTGCTCGTTCAGCGTGACGTGGTGACGCTGGTGGAGATGGAGGACGTGCTTGAAAGCCTGCGGTTAGGCGAGGGAGACCTCGAAGCGGTGCTGCTCGACCAGTACCGAGTGCCCAAGGCCGAATTGGGGGCGGCGCTTGGCGAGGTGTATCAGTGTCCCTATATTCCCTATGAGGAACGGACGGTGGTTGATCCAGGACTTTTAAAAAACTTAAGCGTCGATTATCTGCGAAAGAATGCTTGGGTGCCTCTCCAGCGGGAGGGATCGGTCGTGACGATTCTGATCGGCCATCCGTCCGATGCGGCCAAGCGCGATGATGTCCGACGGGCTTTTCCTGGGGCGACGATACGGTATGCGGTCGGGTTGCGCCGCGACATCGAGCAGTATTTGCTGGCTGCTACCGGTCAGGCTGCTCGGGCCACGCTGACGGACATTCTTGGCGAACTCGTGCGCGAAGCCGGGAACGATCCGGGCGGTGAGGGGGTGGACTGCGGCATTACGGAGCACGATTCCGCCATCGTCCGGCTGGCGAACCACATCATCGCCGAAGCTCATCGGCTGCAAGCGTCCGATGTGCACATTGAGCCCTATGCCAATCGGAAGGACACGGCGGTGCGATTCCGCGTCGACGGGACCTGTTTTACCTTTATGCGGATTCCGGCGGCCTGCCGCCGGGCGATCGTATCACGCCTCAAGATCATGGCCCATCTCGATATCGCGGAGCGCCGCAAACCGCAAGACGGGAAAATCCGATACCGGCTGGCGAAAGATCAAGAGATTGAGCTGCGTGTGGCCACCTTGCCGACAGCGGGCGGGAATGAGGATGTGGTGATGCGGCTGTTAACGACGAAGGACACGATGGCGCTGGAGGCGATGGAATGTGCGCCGGAGGTGCTGCGGCACATCACGGATCTCGCCGAGCGCCCCTATGGGATGTTCCTCTGTGTCGGTCCGACGGGAGCGGGGAAAACGACGACGTTGCATGCCGTGCTCAAGCACATTAATACCGATGAGCGAAAAATCTGGACGGCGGAGGACCCCATCGAAATCACGCAGGATGGGTTGCGGCAGGTGCAGATCCATCCGAAGATCGGATTCACCTTTGCGGCGGCCATGCGGTCCTTTCTCCGGGCCGATCCGGACGTCATCATGATCGGCGAAATGCGGGATCGGGAAACGGCCGACATTGCGATCGAAGCCTCGCTCACCGGCCATCTGGTGCTCAGTACATTGCACACCAATAGTGCTGCCGAAACCGTGACGCGTTTGTTGGAGATGGGGTGCGACGCCTTCAATTTTGCCGATGCCATGTTAGGGGTGTTGGCGCAGCGCCTCTGCAAGCGCCTGTGTTCGTCTTGCAAAGAGGCCTATCAGCCAACCCAGCAGGAGTACGATGAACTGGTCATGGCCTATGGCGCACATGAGTGGGAACGGTTGGGCTTGAAGAATTCATCGAACATGATGCTCTGGCGAGGGCGCGGGTGCACGGCCTGCAATCAGAGCGGATTCAAAGGCCGAGTCGCACTCCATGAGCTACTGGTGGGATCGGACGAGATCAAGCGCCTGATCCAAGCCAAAGCCAGAACCCTGGAGATCGCCAGCCAGGCCATGCGGGAGGGGATGGTCACGTTGCGGCAGCATGGTATCCAAAAAGTCCTGCAGGGTGTCACGACCTATCGGCAAGTCCGGTCCGTGGCCATGAAATAG
- a CDS encoding prepilin-type N-terminal cleavage/methylation domain-containing protein → MNSFNLRMREKAGLGLCDPSGFTLIESMVAMAILATGLLALAGMQSISLTRNVDSTELTRATNLAADMIERIQNNRNNVAQYAINTGNATPCPQNPVTQTMAKGDCDQWVQLLANPQASGLTNVRGVITVPPAPVGALNVLLNQYPVTVTISWTGATGETKVARPKQITLTTVIAPE, encoded by the coding sequence ATGAATTCATTCAACTTGAGAATGAGAGAGAAGGCAGGATTGGGGTTGTGCGATCCATCAGGCTTTACCTTGATTGAGAGCATGGTGGCGATGGCTATTCTTGCAACGGGGCTCTTGGCCTTGGCAGGCATGCAGAGTATTTCGTTAACGCGCAATGTCGACTCGACGGAACTCACACGTGCAACCAATTTGGCGGCGGACATGATCGAGCGAATCCAGAACAATCGGAATAATGTGGCGCAATACGCCATTAACACCGGTAATGCGACGCCATGTCCGCAAAATCCAGTGACGCAAACCATGGCCAAAGGCGATTGCGATCAGTGGGTGCAATTATTGGCAAATCCGCAGGCGTCCGGACTGACGAATGTTCGAGGGGTCATTACGGTCCCTCCAGCGCCAGTCGGTGCGCTGAACGTCTTGCTGAATCAGTATCCGGTTACTGTCACTATTTCATGGACCGGGGCTACGGGAGAAACCAAAGTGGCTCGCCCTAAACAGATCACACTGACAACTGTGATCGCGCCTGAATAA
- a CDS encoding PilC/PilY family type IV pilus protein produces MKHMNQSTRGTGFWAAAALGVLLSGIPAGVSAQNMGDYTNYPLFLSQAVPPNILFLVDMGNFTLEAAYSGTNHKYPISFKTGTATASKYAANVTVDSQTGDDLVAVDNSGSAINTSNVTSPADLFVSTKSYYGMFDPLRCYTTDSNSFNYGSVKTSVSATCSGSYWDGNFLNWLTQRKKEMIYQVLVGGKPIPAQANADGTANNLNGEPKTGENGSTASCSNNSSSCWRYVKYVPNATLNGRTPSLSVATVSLSGGSTVNTGIIFGVGDGKLFVNNDGTASPFDGTTGGGSPNHLEYALEVDLTTEPNVPAASGAATSCIVGDPDYMGHLACYKKERSLGLFQTMRTDNMHVGVMFVNASTGQGGSLQFSYDEAFNSSDVTNIRNEQVEANSPIAEALYEGLCLFRKSQGPCYSNSGSWSTGYSSGGIGAVGDPYYFASLGQMVYCAKCFVLMISPGIGVNDGNAPNLQSPFGNLFSGTNIGVVSSGAAGDRLDDVAYYGRTHDLRSDLSGTQNAVFYAVNAMGGPTGAALLASAAKYGGFEDRNNDNAVDLTGSQTCTYPSGSNLGSGSSTSNPEWDLDKDCVPDTFYDASEGGDLAAQINAAIAAILKKAASGTSISVLATSSTGEGSLYQAFFYPTTFEGVNEIKWTGFVQGLFVDGFGNLREDRSPGGPPDGKLVYSDDNIVVTKKDPVSGNVVVERYLDVAPMDGLPDTTTPYETVGLREMQGIWEAGKKLALRDLGASPRNLITWVDLDNDGVVDVNEQMAFSTGNAATLKPYLRASSSGTFTATNIINFIHGTQVTGMRNREVTVDGSLKVWKLGDVVNSSPTIVGSPRERYDLLHGDASYSGFYKRWAKRRQTVYVGANDGMLHAFNGGYYHKGDDPNTSGVEEHGWYTTGPDDNSTGPDVGKELWGFIPYALLPQLIWYTQTNYTHVSYVDLQPRITDVPIFTEESACGGGTTPTALGCIHPGGWGTIAIVGLRFGGSCGACAAASGGNNGGPAFHLVMDLNNDGDTSDAGEDRYVYSAYYILDITDPDATPTVVGVYSSSDLGLTTSFPTIVRMNPASDSKTSNVNAKWYMVVGSGMHGYDGRAAGAAKIFVVELGAPLGTVPTVTKMPVGSWSSFIADPVTYDRDLDYRDDVVYVGRAIDPASSGIGDWSGKMYRLTMGACSTAPCSTSTWGIPSGANRVPTEMLDTFSLLSGWMYLGPVTASPTITVDDTGETWVFFGTGRFLSVADKTNTDTQYLVGLKDSVMRPGGCTQSSTVNCWVDNLLDVSDVQICISCATGSNQVNGVVGTTTYPALITLVKAMDGWVTTLPTSKERSIVSPSILSGVVLFPTFIPTNDICVAAGESNLYGLYYKTGGPPLEPLFGVDSSGKAIRSVSLGEGVASKVAVHLGQGGASGFIQTSDSKVTNVAFNGLSAKSEYVSWINQRD; encoded by the coding sequence ATGAAGCATATGAATCAATCGACGCGAGGAACGGGCTTCTGGGCGGCTGCGGCTCTCGGTGTATTGCTGTCGGGCATTCCGGCCGGTGTGTCAGCCCAGAACATGGGAGACTATACCAACTATCCCCTGTTCCTCAGCCAGGCTGTGCCGCCCAATATCTTGTTTCTCGTGGACATGGGCAATTTCACGCTGGAGGCAGCCTATAGTGGGACAAACCACAAGTATCCGATCTCCTTTAAAACGGGGACTGCTACGGCCTCGAAATATGCTGCTAATGTGACAGTTGATAGCCAGACCGGCGACGATTTGGTGGCGGTAGACAACAGTGGTAGCGCAATCAATACGTCAAATGTGACATCGCCAGCCGATCTCTTCGTTTCGACCAAATCTTATTACGGCATGTTCGACCCATTGCGTTGTTATACGACCGACAGCAACAGCTTCAATTACGGATCGGTGAAAACGTCTGTGTCGGCGACGTGTAGTGGATCGTATTGGGATGGCAACTTCCTGAACTGGCTTACTCAGCGCAAAAAGGAAATGATTTATCAGGTGCTCGTGGGCGGGAAGCCGATCCCTGCCCAAGCCAATGCGGACGGGACGGCCAACAACCTGAATGGCGAGCCCAAGACGGGGGAAAACGGCAGCACCGCCAGTTGCAGCAACAATTCCAGCTCCTGCTGGCGTTATGTGAAGTATGTGCCCAATGCCACCTTGAACGGCCGTACCCCGTCGTTGTCGGTGGCCACAGTGAGTCTGTCCGGCGGCAGCACGGTAAATACAGGCATTATATTCGGGGTCGGAGATGGGAAGCTCTTCGTCAACAACGATGGTACCGCAAGTCCTTTCGATGGAACTACAGGAGGAGGTTCCCCCAACCATCTTGAGTATGCGTTGGAGGTGGATTTGACGACCGAGCCCAATGTGCCGGCCGCGTCGGGCGCCGCCACGAGTTGCATTGTGGGCGATCCTGATTACATGGGGCATTTGGCTTGCTACAAGAAAGAACGGTCGCTCGGCCTCTTTCAAACCATGCGCACCGACAATATGCATGTGGGTGTCATGTTTGTGAATGCGTCCACCGGCCAGGGCGGGAGCCTCCAGTTTTCCTACGATGAGGCGTTTAATTCGTCAGATGTGACCAATATCCGCAATGAACAGGTGGAGGCTAATTCTCCTATTGCCGAAGCGCTCTACGAAGGCCTGTGCCTGTTCCGCAAGAGCCAGGGGCCTTGTTACAGCAACAGTGGATCGTGGTCGACCGGGTATAGTTCCGGGGGAATCGGGGCGGTTGGCGACCCCTATTACTTTGCTAGTCTGGGGCAGATGGTCTATTGCGCCAAGTGCTTTGTGCTGATGATCAGCCCGGGTATAGGCGTGAATGATGGTAATGCACCGAATTTGCAGTCGCCGTTCGGCAATCTCTTTAGCGGAACGAACATTGGCGTGGTGAGCAGTGGAGCCGCGGGAGATCGGTTGGACGACGTGGCTTATTATGGACGTACGCACGATTTGCGGAGCGATCTTTCCGGGACTCAAAATGCCGTGTTTTATGCGGTTAACGCCATGGGGGGGCCAACCGGAGCAGCGCTCTTGGCGTCTGCGGCCAAATATGGAGGATTCGAAGACCGCAATAATGACAATGCAGTCGATTTGACCGGCTCCCAGACCTGTACCTACCCCAGTGGATCGAATCTTGGCAGTGGCTCCAGCACCAGCAACCCGGAATGGGACCTCGATAAGGACTGCGTTCCGGACACGTTTTACGATGCGTCCGAGGGCGGCGATCTTGCGGCCCAAATTAATGCCGCGATTGCGGCCATTTTGAAAAAGGCAGCCTCCGGCACCTCGATCTCGGTGCTGGCGACGTCTTCGACGGGAGAAGGCTCACTTTATCAAGCGTTCTTTTATCCCACGACGTTTGAAGGTGTGAACGAAATCAAGTGGACCGGATTTGTGCAAGGCCTCTTTGTCGATGGGTTCGGGAATTTGCGAGAGGATCGCAGCCCCGGTGGCCCTCCGGACGGGAAGCTCGTCTATAGCGACGACAACATTGTGGTAACGAAGAAGGATCCGGTGTCGGGCAATGTCGTGGTGGAGCGGTATCTCGATGTGGCTCCCATGGATGGCCTGCCTGATACGACGACACCCTATGAGACGGTGGGTTTGCGTGAAATGCAGGGGATCTGGGAGGCCGGGAAAAAACTGGCGTTGCGGGATCTGGGGGCCTCTCCCCGTAACCTCATCACCTGGGTTGATCTTGACAATGACGGTGTCGTGGATGTCAACGAGCAGATGGCGTTTAGTACGGGCAATGCCGCGACGCTCAAGCCCTATTTGCGGGCAAGCAGCAGTGGCACGTTTACGGCTACCAATATCATCAATTTCATCCATGGCACCCAGGTCACGGGCATGCGGAATCGGGAGGTCACGGTCGACGGTTCGTTGAAGGTGTGGAAGCTCGGCGATGTGGTGAACTCGAGCCCGACGATCGTCGGTAGTCCGAGAGAGCGATATGACCTGCTGCATGGCGATGCGAGCTATAGTGGTTTCTACAAGCGATGGGCTAAGAGACGGCAGACGGTGTATGTGGGCGCTAACGACGGGATGCTCCATGCTTTTAATGGTGGCTATTACCACAAGGGCGATGATCCGAATACCAGCGGAGTCGAGGAGCATGGGTGGTACACCACGGGGCCGGACGATAACTCAACAGGGCCGGATGTTGGCAAAGAGTTGTGGGGATTCATTCCCTACGCCTTACTGCCGCAACTGATCTGGTATACCCAAACGAATTATACGCATGTCTCGTACGTGGATTTGCAGCCACGGATTACGGATGTGCCGATCTTTACGGAGGAGTCGGCCTGCGGCGGCGGAACGACTCCGACCGCGCTCGGGTGTATTCATCCCGGTGGGTGGGGAACGATCGCGATCGTCGGGCTGCGGTTCGGCGGCAGTTGCGGTGCTTGTGCGGCTGCGTCCGGCGGCAATAATGGCGGTCCGGCATTCCACCTGGTTATGGATCTCAATAACGATGGCGACACGTCTGATGCGGGCGAGGATCGCTATGTGTATAGCGCCTATTACATCCTGGATATCACCGACCCGGACGCAACACCGACGGTGGTGGGGGTATATTCGTCTTCGGATCTTGGGTTGACGACGAGCTTCCCGACGATCGTTCGGATGAATCCGGCCTCGGACAGCAAGACGAGCAATGTCAACGCGAAGTGGTACATGGTGGTTGGGTCCGGGATGCATGGGTACGATGGGCGTGCTGCCGGAGCGGCGAAGATATTCGTGGTGGAGTTGGGAGCTCCGCTTGGGACTGTGCCGACCGTGACCAAGATGCCGGTGGGATCGTGGTCTTCTTTTATAGCCGACCCCGTGACCTATGACCGCGATCTCGATTATCGGGACGATGTGGTCTATGTCGGGCGTGCGATTGACCCGGCGTCAAGCGGTATCGGAGATTGGTCCGGGAAAATGTATCGATTGACAATGGGGGCCTGTAGCACAGCTCCCTGCTCGACCTCGACGTGGGGCATTCCTTCCGGTGCAAACCGGGTTCCCACGGAAATGCTGGATACGTTTAGCTTGCTATCGGGCTGGATGTATCTCGGACCCGTCACGGCGAGTCCGACGATTACGGTTGATGATACGGGAGAAACCTGGGTGTTTTTTGGCACGGGGCGTTTCCTTAGCGTGGCGGATAAAACGAATACAGATACTCAATATCTCGTTGGGCTCAAAGATTCCGTCATGCGGCCTGGCGGATGCACGCAGTCGTCGACGGTGAATTGCTGGGTGGATAATCTCCTCGATGTCTCTGATGTGCAAATCTGCATTAGTTGCGCAACAGGGTCCAATCAAGTGAACGGGGTTGTTGGAACCACTACGTATCCGGCCCTGATTACGCTTGTGAAGGCAATGGATGGTTGGGTCACAACTCTCCCGACATCGAAAGAACGGTCGATTGTTTCGCCAAGCATCCTGTCGGGAGTCGTGCTGTTTCCGACCTTTATTCCGACCAACGATATTTGTGTCGCGGCCGGAGAAAGCAATCTCTATGGGCTCTATTACAAGACCGGCGGACCGCCGTTGGAACCGCTCTTTGGCGTGGACTCATCGGGTAAGGCCATACGAAGTGTTTCTCTGGGTGAGGGTGTGGCCTCCAAAGTAGCAGTCCATCTCGGGCAAGGCGGTGCGTCGGGGTTCATTCAGACCAGCGACTCCAAAGTGACCAATGTCGCATTCAACGGATTGTCTGCGAAGAGCGAATATGTCTCTTGGATTAATCAACGGGATTGA
- a CDS encoding prepilin-type N-terminal cleavage/methylation domain-containing protein yields the protein MPFATETSGAMGVSSESEGCVEMFNCHLVRRLQTERGFTLIEVMIVVAIIGIAAALAGPSYTEWIARSQLREAISEVQHQLALARITAMSRNTSVTVTLTLANGSLGISTTNAATGAVVSATQTMSTPQVVTLNVGPSPGWTSMATTAVSFNSMGMRVGGPGAAANQELALVNTRGVQYALKVTPRGIANWCPDAVCL from the coding sequence ATGCCCTTTGCGACTGAGACAAGCGGCGCGATGGGTGTGTCAAGCGAGTCAGAGGGGTGCGTGGAGATGTTCAATTGTCATCTGGTTAGGCGGCTGCAGACGGAGCGTGGGTTTACGCTCATTGAGGTCATGATCGTCGTGGCCATCATTGGGATCGCCGCCGCGCTGGCCGGGCCTAGTTATACCGAATGGATAGCTCGTTCTCAACTCCGCGAGGCGATCAGTGAGGTGCAGCATCAGTTGGCGCTAGCGCGGATTACAGCCATGAGTCGCAATACCTCTGTGACCGTCACACTGACTCTGGCGAATGGGTCGTTGGGGATATCGACAACCAATGCTGCCACAGGGGCCGTTGTATCTGCCACCCAGACGATGAGTACTCCACAAGTTGTGACGTTGAATGTTGGCCCATCGCCAGGGTGGACGTCGATGGCAACGACGGCGGTCTCATTCAATTCCATGGGGATGCGAGTTGGAGGGCCTGGAGCGGCGGCGAATCAAGAGCTGGCGCTCGTCAATACGAGAGGGGTGCAGTATGCACTCAAGGTGACACCTCGAGGCATCGCGAATTGGTGCCCAGATGCGGTGTGTCTATGA